The following are encoded in a window of Chryseobacterium sp. genomic DNA:
- a CDS encoding nucleotide sugar dehydrogenase — MNHQIAVIGLGYVGLPLARLLATRYPVVGFDTDGGRVKELMSGMDQTGEISAAVLQGVLVTYNPYLAVQAPAGTKGLYCTTEETQIEGANTYIITVPTPIDRSNRPDLRSLYRASETVGRVLKEGDLVIYESTVYPGVTEEECVPILERVSGLKFNADFFCGYSPERVNPGDRKNTIDKIVKVTSGSTPEAGDVVDRLYRSVITAGTHPAPSIKVAEASKVVENAQRDVNIAFVNELAKIFSLMEIDTKEVLAAAGTKWNFLPFKPGLVGGHCIGVDPFYLVEKAHSVGHYSELILAARRVNDSMGLFVGSQVVKLMIRKGIRVKGAEVLILGFTFKENCRDIRNTKIIDVVAALRDYSTEVTVYDPWADPLQVRREYGLDCLAEMVPGSKYDAIIHGVAHGEFREMDLGAYLRENGVIYDVKGTLHESDSRL, encoded by the coding sequence ATGAATCATCAAATTGCGGTTATCGGACTGGGTTATGTAGGCTTGCCATTGGCGCGGCTGCTTGCCACCCGCTATCCTGTAGTAGGATTTGACACAGACGGCGGACGTGTAAAAGAGCTGATGTCCGGCATGGACCAAACCGGTGAAATTTCAGCAGCAGTTCTGCAGGGAGTCTTAGTTACTTATAATCCTTATCTTGCTGTGCAGGCACCTGCCGGTACGAAAGGATTATACTGCACTACAGAGGAAACACAGATTGAGGGTGCAAATACTTATATTATTACGGTGCCCACTCCCATTGACAGGAGTAACCGTCCGGACCTGAGATCGCTGTACCGCGCTTCCGAAACTGTGGGCCGTGTCCTGAAAGAAGGCGATTTAGTCATTTATGAATCTACAGTCTATCCCGGTGTGACCGAGGAAGAATGTGTACCCATACTTGAAAGAGTATCAGGACTGAAGTTTAATGCTGATTTCTTCTGCGGTTATTCACCGGAGAGAGTGAATCCGGGCGACCGGAAGAATACCATTGACAAAATTGTGAAAGTAACGTCGGGCTCCACTCCCGAAGCTGGCGATGTGGTGGACCGTCTCTATCGCTCTGTGATTACGGCCGGCACCCACCCTGCGCCCTCCATTAAGGTCGCTGAGGCTTCAAAGGTGGTCGAAAACGCACAGCGCGATGTAAATATAGCTTTTGTAAACGAACTTGCGAAGATTTTCTCGCTGATGGAGATTGACACCAAAGAGGTGTTGGCGGCGGCCGGTACCAAATGGAATTTCCTGCCCTTCAAACCCGGACTGGTGGGTGGGCACTGCATTGGTGTGGATCCTTTTTATCTTGTGGAGAAGGCACACAGCGTTGGTCATTATTCCGAGCTGATCCTGGCAGCCCGCAGGGTAAACGACTCCATGGGTCTGTTTGTAGGCAGCCAGGTGGTAAAACTTATGATCCGTAAGGGAATCAGGGTAAAAGGCGCTGAAGTATTGATTTTAGGCTTTACTTTCAAAGAAAACTGCAGGGATATACGTAATACGAAGATTATTGATGTAGTTGCCGCCCTGCGTGATTACAGTACCGAGGTGACCGTCTATGATCCCTGGGCAGATCCTTTACAGGTCCGCCGGGAATATGGACTGGACTGCCTAGCTGAAATGGTGCCCGGCAGTAAATATGACGCAATAATCCACGGTGTGGCGCATGGTGAATTCCGGGAAATGGATCTTGGGGCTTACCTCAGGGAAAATGGAGTTATATATGATGTAAAAGGAACCCTTCACGAAAGTGATTCGAGATTATAA
- a CDS encoding ferritin-like domain-containing protein — protein MSNKDQKGKITENDMSSQESSPAEMATGNASTGGGGNPEKNSAGTPKFVSETEQDGPLYKFFTNGLKDIYFAEKEIKDGLKKMQEAATTEELKEAFEDHALQTMKHISRLEKVFRSMGEDPEAKKCEAILGILREGEAVIEETEEGSMTRDAALIIAAQKVEHYEIASYGGLAALAETLGLSEASNLLHRTLDEEDQTDRQLTDIAESFINFSAKRDTDEVEESSSRALKRRGTAVH, from the coding sequence ATGAGCAATAAAGATCAAAAAGGTAAAATAACCGAAAATGATATGAGTAGCCAGGAAAGCAGTCCTGCGGAAATGGCTACAGGCAACGCCAGCACTGGAGGTGGTGGAAACCCCGAAAAGAACAGTGCAGGTACTCCCAAATTTGTTTCTGAAACTGAGCAGGACGGTCCGCTGTATAAGTTCTTTACAAACGGACTGAAGGATATCTATTTTGCTGAAAAGGAGATTAAGGATGGTTTAAAGAAAATGCAGGAAGCAGCTACCACCGAGGAGCTAAAAGAAGCATTTGAAGACCATGCGCTGCAAACCATGAAACATATCTCAAGACTTGAAAAAGTTTTCAGAAGCATGGGCGAAGATCCCGAAGCCAAGAAATGTGAAGCAATATTAGGTATTCTGCGGGAGGGAGAAGCAGTGATAGAAGAAACGGAAGAAGGTAGTATGACGCGTGATGCTGCCTTGATTATAGCCGCTCAGAAGGTAGAGCATTACGAGATTGCCAGTTATGGCGGCTTAGCTGCACTGGCAGAAACCCTTGGGCTGAGTGAGGCTTCCAACCTCTTGCACAGGACGTTGGATGAGGAAGATCAGACCGACCGCCAACTTACGGATATTGCTGAAAGTTTCATCAACTTTTCCGCAAAAAGAGATACAGACGAGGTGGAAGAGAGTTCTTCACGCGCTCTGAAGCGCCGTGGTACCGCAGTGCACTAA
- a CDS encoding regulatory protein RecX: protein MHHKSYTFSEIKQKMVNYCVYQDRCHQEVEQKMRDFLLIPEAREEILLYLMEENYLNEERFVRSYIRGKFYIKSWGRNKILNHLKFKGVPEKLIRSCFDEIHAEDYERTLRKIYDSYYEKQTGKDYQRKSKTVKYLMGRGFEYGEILEVVGD from the coding sequence ATGCATCACAAATCCTATACTTTTTCGGAAATCAAACAAAAGATGGTGAACTACTGCGTTTATCAGGACAGATGCCATCAGGAAGTGGAGCAGAAGATGCGTGATTTCCTGCTGATTCCTGAAGCAAGGGAAGAAATCCTTCTCTATCTGATGGAGGAAAACTACCTTAACGAGGAACGTTTTGTCAGGAGCTATATTCGCGGTAAGTTTTACATAAAGTCCTGGGGCCGAAACAAGATCCTGAATCACCTTAAGTTCAAAGGAGTACCGGAAAAACTGATCCGCAGCTGTTTTGATGAAATCCATGCTGAAGATTATGAAAGGACGCTTCGTAAAATTTATGATTCCTATTACGAAAAACAAACCGGCAAGGACTATCAGCGAAAATCCAAAACGGTGAAATATTTAATGGGACGTGGGTTTGAGTACGGCGAGATCCTGGAGGTGGTTGGGGACTGA
- a CDS encoding polysaccharide biosynthesis/export family protein: MMKNSIYFLLLLLALSSCKPKENMVYMDTDRALAEQQVQQAVFEGSRLQTGDLLDIKVTAFDEYAVRPFNLHSMNQVSTPAESQNTQAAQTAPQGYVIDNEGYLTFPVLGRIFVKGMTMAQLRTDLEQRLRQYLSDPLVSIRQLNFNVTVLGEVKSPGQYTSATDKVTVFQALGMAGDMTDYGDRTKVRLIRHEANGDATYVLDFTDKNITSSPYYYLQQNDVLYVEPDDIKKKSANVDPNRNLAFQIGGVVLGLASILITLLR, from the coding sequence ATGATGAAAAACAGTATCTATTTTCTATTGCTGCTTCTTGCCTTATCTTCCTGCAAACCCAAGGAAAACATGGTTTATATGGATACCGACCGTGCTCTGGCAGAACAGCAGGTGCAGCAGGCTGTTTTTGAAGGTTCCCGCCTTCAGACCGGTGATTTGCTTGATATTAAAGTCACCGCATTTGACGAGTATGCTGTCCGTCCCTTCAATCTTCATTCCATGAATCAGGTGAGTACACCGGCCGAATCCCAAAATACACAGGCTGCACAAACTGCACCTCAGGGCTATGTAATCGATAATGAAGGTTATCTGACATTTCCCGTTCTGGGTCGCATTTTTGTAAAAGGAATGACGATGGCGCAGCTGCGTACAGATCTGGAGCAGAGGCTAAGACAATATCTTTCTGATCCTTTGGTTTCCATCCGTCAGCTTAACTTCAATGTGACTGTTTTGGGCGAAGTGAAAAGTCCGGGGCAATATACCAGTGCTACTGATAAGGTTACCGTATTTCAGGCATTGGGGATGGCCGGGGACATGACTGATTATGGAGACCGGACCAAGGTAAGACTTATCCGTCATGAAGCCAACGGCGATGCTACCTATGTGCTGGATTTTACTGATAAAAACATTACTTCTTCGCCTTATTACTATCTGCAGCAAAATGATGTGCTGTACGTGGAGCCGGATGATATCAAGAAAAAATCTGCTAATGTTGATCCCAACCGAAATCTTGCCTTCCAGATTGGTGGTGTAGTGCTGGGTCTTGCTTCTATACTGATTACTTTATTACGATAA
- a CDS encoding GumC family protein — protein MDITEKKEQRKDSGEIKRQIQRYLRWWPLFVISVLLGLTLAWIYLRYATPQYMSKASLYVKSDNGKQGGMTGLQEFQNMTLPSGIMSNEVDNELSVIKSKPLLYNVVKALKLEIRLINEGNVKEAELYENSPIEGEINGLKNPRSFSSATYSIEPAGTGFVLKTDKKQYPGTFGKPLALDFGSVTLTRRPGIKFDGPLKLVITNPKVVADQLEASISVVIPQKKSSIMELSRVGINPLRSEDILNELIRQYNGDAIKDKNAEAVATARFIDERLDLITKELGGIESRKENFKAANKIADLQAQAELSMQNASENTKKLMDIGTQLEMVDSVLRIANSSSNDQLLPTNVGMPSGLDGVIEEYNQLVLTRNRTLRQATPSNPAVQQFNRDISSMRNLIRDNLRKSRMSLQVARGQIQNQINQSGVAISKFPQQERVFRDIERQQNLKEALFLYLLQKREETSIALSVNTPKAKVVNPAYTLAAPVAPKTNTVYLLAALIALVVPAAFLYTKFALDTYIHSRRDIRQLLPDIPVVGEIPHADDGEGALVKQNDFTSFAESFRIMLTNMKFVLRKPEQGKAPVIMISSSVKGEGKTTVAVNTALTLAQNRKVLLIGADIRNPQFKRFMNLSPVGLTDFLASDDISADGYIEQSALNPKLDVIPSGSIAPNPTELLANPKFGDVVEGFKYRYDYIVIDTAPMLMVSDTFNLLEYMDLMLYVMRAEHTERDMLEFADQIRRENAPGRFAVILNDVKNLHLSYGNKYGYGYYTEGPKKKKWFSF, from the coding sequence ATGGATATAACAGAAAAAAAAGAACAGCGTAAAGACAGCGGTGAAATCAAAAGACAGATTCAACGCTATTTACGCTGGTGGCCGCTTTTTGTAATCAGTGTGCTATTGGGTCTTACCCTTGCATGGATCTACCTCCGGTATGCCACACCCCAGTATATGAGCAAGGCTTCGCTTTATGTGAAAAGTGATAACGGCAAGCAGGGTGGGATGACAGGTCTTCAGGAATTCCAGAATATGACCCTGCCTTCGGGAATTATGAGTAATGAAGTTGATAACGAACTTTCCGTCATCAAATCGAAACCGTTGCTGTATAATGTAGTGAAAGCGCTTAAGCTTGAAATCAGACTCATTAATGAAGGTAATGTGAAAGAGGCTGAACTCTATGAGAACAGTCCGATAGAGGGAGAGATTAACGGACTTAAAAATCCACGTTCATTCAGCAGTGCCACTTATTCCATTGAGCCTGCAGGTACGGGGTTTGTCCTGAAAACTGATAAGAAACAGTATCCAGGCACCTTTGGCAAACCACTGGCGCTTGATTTTGGTTCAGTTACGCTGACCCGGAGACCCGGTATTAAATTTGACGGACCGCTGAAGCTGGTTATTACCAATCCTAAGGTAGTAGCCGATCAACTGGAAGCTTCAATATCAGTTGTTATTCCACAAAAGAAGTCTTCTATAATGGAACTGAGCCGCGTGGGTATCAATCCGCTGCGCTCCGAAGATATCCTGAACGAACTTATCCGCCAGTATAATGGTGACGCAATCAAGGACAAAAATGCAGAGGCAGTGGCAACGGCCAGATTTATTGACGAAAGGCTCGACCTGATCACCAAGGAACTGGGCGGTATCGAAAGCCGTAAGGAAAATTTTAAAGCGGCCAATAAAATTGCCGACCTCCAGGCGCAGGCCGAACTGAGTATGCAGAATGCGAGTGAGAATACAAAAAAGCTCATGGATATCGGGACTCAACTGGAAATGGTGGATTCCGTACTTAGGATTGCCAATTCATCCAGTAACGACCAGTTGCTGCCTACCAATGTGGGCATGCCTTCCGGTCTGGACGGCGTAATTGAGGAATATAATCAACTGGTGCTTACCCGTAACCGTACACTGAGACAGGCAACCCCTTCCAACCCGGCAGTACAGCAGTTCAACAGGGACATCAGTTCCATGAGGAATCTGATCCGTGATAACCTGCGGAAGTCGCGTATGAGCCTGCAGGTGGCCAGAGGTCAGATTCAGAATCAGATCAATCAGTCGGGTGTGGCTATCAGTAAATTTCCACAGCAGGAGCGTGTGTTCCGTGATATTGAGAGACAGCAGAATCTGAAAGAGGCTTTATTCCTTTATTTGCTTCAGAAACGTGAGGAAACCTCCATCGCACTTTCTGTCAATACACCTAAGGCTAAAGTTGTTAATCCCGCTTACACACTCGCAGCACCTGTGGCACCTAAAACCAATACGGTTTATTTGCTGGCGGCACTAATTGCTCTTGTAGTTCCGGCCGCATTCCTTTACACAAAGTTTGCTCTCGATACCTATATTCACAGCCGCCGCGATATTCGCCAGCTGTTGCCGGATATTCCTGTAGTAGGTGAAATTCCGCATGCTGATGACGGCGAAGGAGCGCTGGTTAAACAGAATGATTTCACTTCTTTTGCGGAATCCTTCCGGATTATGCTTACCAACATGAAGTTTGTACTGCGTAAGCCCGAGCAGGGTAAGGCACCTGTAATTATGATCTCCTCATCTGTAAAAGGTGAAGGTAAGACCACGGTTGCAGTTAATACGGCACTTACTTTAGCGCAGAACCGTAAGGTTCTGCTTATTGGGGCAGATATCCGAAATCCACAGTTTAAAAGGTTTATGAATTTGTCTCCGGTGGGACTTACCGATTTCCTGGCTTCAGATGATATAAGTGCAGACGGCTATATTGAGCAGTCCGCCCTTAATCCGAAACTGGATGTTATCCCCAGTGGAAGCATCGCCCCGAATCCAACAGAATTGCTGGCCAATCCTAAGTTTGGAGACGTGGTGGAAGGTTTCAAGTACCGTTACGATTACATCGTTATTGATACTGCGCCTATGCTGATGGTAAGTGATACCTTCAACCTGCTGGAGTATATGGACCTGATGCTGTATGTAATGCGGGCCGAGCACACAGAAAGAGATATGCTTGAATTTGCCGACCAGATCCGTCGTGAGAACGCGCCGGGCAGGTTTGCTGTGATCCTTAATGATGTAAAGAACCTGCATTTAAGTTACGGAAATAAATACGGGTATGGATATTATACAGAAGGACCCAAAAAGAAAAAATGGTTTAGCTTTTAA